From the Lathyrus oleraceus cultivar Zhongwan6 chromosome 3, CAAS_Psat_ZW6_1.0, whole genome shotgun sequence genome, the window ATTGGAATCCAAATTATAGAAAGGGCATTTCGGGAATTTCGGGATTTCTTGTATCGTGTGTGATCACTATGTACATGGGGTGTAGTGAATACCACCCAAATATTTATTCAAAATGGAATCAAAATCTCAACATGGATACATTATGAATGGGCTCTCATGAAAAAAAAAGTCTTTTTACACGATTTATTCACCCCATGAATATCTATTTAAGCCCCCACGGTTTCAACATTTTGTTTGTGCACTAAAACCATACATTCCAAATACTAATCAACTACTCTACCATGTCCATGGATACACATATTCATAACCATGTAGCACTATTCTCTTTTATCATAATCTTTCACCTTGTTTCTTCTACATTGAGTGATCAAAACTCCAACAATAATTATATCATTCACATGAACTTATCAGCCATGCCAAAACCCTTCTCCAACCAACAAAGTTGGTACTTAGCCACACTTTCCTCACTACTTGACGTTACTTCTAATCAAGTAACAACAAACAATGATAATAATCTGAACTATATTTCTTCTTCAAAAAAACTCACATATACCTACACTAATGTCATGAATGGTTTCAGTGCAATTTTGTCTCCTTTAGAGCTTGAAGCTCTAAAAACCATACCCGGGTATATCTCATCCACAAGAGACTACCCTGTTAAACCAGACACAACACACTCACCTCAGTTCATTGGCCTTAATCCGATTTCCGGAACATGGCCTACAACTCGATATGGAAAAAATGTTATCATTGGCTTGATAGACAGTGGAATTTGGCCAGAAAGTGAGAGCTTGAAAGACGACGACATGCCTAATATCCCTTCACGATGGAAAGGACAATGTGAAAACGGTACTCAATTTGATTCGTCGTTGTGCAACAAAAAACTCATAGGAGCACGATTCTTTAACAAAGGATTGTTAGCGAATAATCCTAACATCACAATAAGTATGAACTCGACACGTGACATAGACGGTCATGGTACTCACACATCAACCACTGCTGCTGGAAGCAAAGTCGATGGCGCATCCTTCTTTGGCTATGCCTCTGGATCAGCCATAGGTATAACGGTTAACAAATACAAGAGACTCTATTTATATGTATAAGTAAGTCCAtatatgaaaatgaaaaagatAACATAAACAAAACTATGAACTAACTTTATCTCTTATAATAGGCGTAGCGCCACATGCTCATGTGTCCATGTACAAGGTTTTGTGGGAAGAAGGAGCATATACATCTGATACAATAGCCGCAATTGATAGTGCAATAACAGATGGGGTAGATGTTCTTTCATTATCATTGGGTTTCGATGACGCACCTTTGTATGAAGATCCTGTTGCTATAGCAACATTTGCAGCCATGGAGAAAAACATTTTTGTATCTACATCCGCAGGGAACCGAGGGCCAGTGCTCGAAACTCTACACAATGGAATACCATGGGTAATAACTAGATCAATAATGAATACATAAATTTCTATTTACAGATATAGGTTCATATGAATATGAGCAAAATAACATAACTAGCTTTATATCTAACAGGTAATAACAGTGGCTGCTGGCACATTAGACCGCGAATTTCATGGCGATTTAACCCTCGGAAATGGAGACGTAGTCACCGGCTTATCTCTCTATCCCGGAAAATTTTCATCAGAAAAAGTTCCAATGGTTTTCATGAACTCATGTGATAACTTGAAGGAACTCATCAAAGTGAAAAACAAGATCGTGGTCTGTGAAGACAAAaatcgaacacttggtgtgcaaacTGATAACTTGGACAGAGCAAAAGTTGTTGGTGGTGTTTTCATATCAAATAGTAATGAAGACATAATATATTTCATCCAAACCAAGTTTCCATCGATTTTCTTGAATCCAATCAACGGAGAACTCGTCAAGGATTACATAAAATGCAACCCTAATAATCCAAAAACAAGCATGAAATTTAACACCACAATTTTAGGTACAAAACCAGCCCCAAGTGTGGATAGTTATAGCTCAAGAGGACCATCACATAGTTGTCCATTTGTATCAAAACCCGACATCACAGCGCCAGGTACGCTAATCTTAGCGTCATGGCCACAAAATGTTCCCGCAACAAAACTACAATCACAAAGTAATCTCTTCAACAACTTCAACCTCTTAAGCGGAACATCGATGTCATGTCCACACATTGCAGGTGTAGCCGCACTTCTAAAAGAAGCACACCCTAATTGGAGCCCTGCAGCCATTAGATCAGCTATCATGACAACATCAAACATGTTAGACAACACAAAAGAACTCATCAAAGATATCGGTAACGATTACAAACCGGCTTCGCCTCTAGCATTAGGATCCGGACATGTTAACCCTAATAGAGCACTTGATCCTGGACTTGTTTATGACACCGGAAAACAAGATTATGTAAATCTTCTATGTGCGTTAAACTTCACACACAAAAATATCATGGCTATCACAAGATCATCTTCTAACAATTGCTCTAACTCTTCTTTAGACCTTAACTACCCTTCTTTTATAGCCTTTTTCAATAATGCTAGTGTTGTTAAGTCAAATGTAGTTGTTACACAAGAGTTTCAAAGGACAGTGACCAATGTTGGGGAGGAACCAACTATATATGTAGCTAACATTACACCTATTGAAGGTTTTCATGTTAGTGTTGTTCCAAACAAGTTGATGTTTAAGGAGAAAAATGAAAAGGCTACATACAAGTTGAGGATAGAAGGTTTGAGAATGGAGGAAAATAACAAAGTAGTTTTTGGGTATCTTACTTGGGCAGATACAAAGCACATTGTTAGAAGTCCAATTGTGGTGACTAGCATTAACTCAGAACTAACACCTCCATAGATAGAACTTGCAATGTTTCTTTGAATCTTGATGATTGCTTTGTGATGAAGATATCATCATGCTTTTATGAATAGTTGGTTTCAATTTTGTGATTTCTCATTAATAAGTTAAGATAGTCATTGCCATATCATTTGGTGATTCAATTTGTTATGTTTGGATGTAATAATTTTGTTCACGATGTCTTTCACTTTTAATGTCTAGAACTAGACTTTGACGTGGTTGAATGGTCCTGTTTCATCTCAACCACTCATTTTAGTCTAATATAAAAACTTATCATTATTAATCAATGCATAAATAACTAAGATTGGAGCGGCATAGAAAAATGAGAGAGGGAGTAGGAGAAGATCTGCTTCCAAATAAATGGATTTGAATCCTCTATGGTAGGAGTAAAACTTATTCATTTATTGTTGTTTCTTTGATTTTGCGTTTGGagaaaatgtgaaataaaaatggaGTAACATAAAATGGggaaaagaaaacaaaaatggGAAATTACCTTCGGTCGATCGAAGCTTGGTTTGAGCAAAAAGTCAAGATGTCACGTCATTGTCATGAAGAACTAGCACCTTAAATATGTTTTATGCATTATATGTCTTTTCATATGCATTATCACAATGGATTTATGCATTATCACAATGGATTTTGGAAACTAGAGTACTTGAGTGTTTTTCTGAGAAAATTTGACTCGTTGATAACGTTGATCTTCTTTCTTTTAGTAAGACGTTGCATGATCTTTGTAGAATCAACTATTAAGTTTCTTGGTGCATTATCTTTGTTCTTTTCATCATATGTATTCCTACACCATACCAGTTTATTTATTGATGAAATTGGTTCCCACCATGTGTCAAAAATCGAAAGAGGATATTTCTGTCTCTTGGGTAGACCCTTCAATTTTGACAATTGTTCCTATCTTTGCTTGCAAAGGTAGTTTCTAAAGGGCTTTCATTGACGCGTGTCCTTTTTATGACTAAAGCGTATTGGCCCCTAATGAAGATAAAAATATTTGCAGGGATTGTGATATCCTTTTTTATGAGTGCACCTTTTCGATTTAGAGTCTTTAATTGCCCTTCAATAGTTTCAAAATAGAAGTTCTGAACCATCTGATGATTGCCCCCACGTAACTGAACCATGTGAGCTGAGCCAGTATTAAAGTCTTCAAGTATTGGTGCGCCTATCGGGGAGGAAAACAATCTTTGCCATTTTTCTTCCATCTTGTAAGGTACAACAGATTGCAGCGAATCATGCTCAAGACCAAGGTTTGATTATATCGACGTAGGTCACCCGTTACTTCAAAGCATTTTTTGATGGCGTGAAACATTTCTAAGATTCGTTCTTTTTGGTTATCCATATCAATCAAGAGGCTCATGCAAATGTATGTACCATAGCAGTTGGAAGAGAGAACCGATGCACATGTTTGTTTCGTAAGTTTTAGATACACGGTCACTTTTTAATAGGGAAAGAGTTGTATGTCTACAAGGAGAGTGACCTGTCCCACGAGGAGTTTTACATGAAAAAACAGTTAGTCACCTTTTCAAATAGTTGGGTTACACCGAGGTTATTATCCCTCGGGATGAAGCGCTTgaaataactcattcaaacctGCTTATTAATGGATTCTAATACCAAGGAGGAAAGGAAGATCATATTTGGTAAACTTTTTGTGCCTCTATTTTTTTATGTTAGTTATTTAATCTACAATGTTCTTGATGTTTGACAATTATCATATGTAGATTCAAAGAAGAACGAGAAAATAATTCACCGAATGAAGAGGGGAGCTCGACTTGTCCCGGTGATTGTTGGTCATTTTAATACTCCAACACTATCCAATGTTCCTTCTCCGGTTGGAATGATGAGGAGGTTTCCCCGGTCCTAACAACCATATTTTCACCAATGTTCCTTCTAATTCGACTCACATGgtgtgtgattcgaatcacacacctaaaatataaatatttgtAGTGTTCAAAGTTGTTTTGAGATTTCGCTTGTATCATGGCTTGGAACAATCTCAAATATGGTTCTTGATCCAAAAACTCGACTAATTGACTTAAAGAAAAATGTCCATACTCATATACAAACAGTTAGAATCATGCATGCTAAAATATACAAGTCTAAAACTTGATCCTCAAATGCGCAATTGAAGAGAAGACTCAATGATAtaaaactaaaactaaaataaaGCTTAAAGGACAAACAATAAAACCATATATCATAGACACGTAGAATCTCCTTCTTAATGAAACAAAGATATCTAACTTCATAACTTTACTCCTAGGCTTGGTATTGTTAGTAGTATATATATGTCACATGATTACTTGTGATAATTATGAAACTCTCTTCTTATCTAAGAATGAACAGTATTCAATGGGTGTTAAACACATGAATTTGAATTACTTCTCATTcaaaagaaaagtaaaaaaaagaaaaaaaatgtcATTTGAATATATTGGTGCAAATTTAATGATATGAGATTTGTTAACCAAAGGTTTACCACACAAGATACTTATCGACCAAATCAGAAGAATGAACATTATTGAAAAATCCTTCAATTAAATTTATgtttctatttatttttattgttatcCACAATATGGTATACATTATTATTTTGGTGTGATTACATGAAATATATTTGAAAAGACATAATATATAAAGAAATATATTTGAAAAgatataatatataaattatagTATCACTTAAAGTGATTTTAAATGAATCGATTTGTAATACATAAATGAAATCAAATTGATAGATAAACTCTGACTACTATGATCCAATCATTTAAATTAACCGTGACAACTATGATATGATATTGAATCATCAAATTGTATCTTGAGTCAAGTGAAGagtttttaaattattttatttattaatctATTAACAATTTTCATGTAAATAATTCGTTGATTTGAAATAACACATATTTTATAGTGAGATGATTGTTTGGTTTAATTGTAAAGTAATTGAGAATCGTACTTTGAAATTCAAAAATATTCAAGTCTCTTAACTTGATGACAActcaaaaattaatttgaaactTTAGTAAAACATGTTGCCTTTCTCTCAACTCACCCACCATGGCTTCTATAAGTCACCATGTGTTGTCGTGGCCTTGCCTTGATAAACCTTTTCTCTTTCTAGTCATGTAAATATTAGTCACCAATCAAAAAGACATAACCAAACCATTTGCTCAAGCTTTCAATAACAACATTAATGATATACTTATTAGTCAACTTCCCAAATATTGTGTGAAAGGTAACCAAATTGATATCACCATACCTGAAGATGAATCTCTTGATGGCTACAAAAACATGCAAGAATAATCTATATTTTTGTATAATAGGGCCTAAAAGCTCTACACCTCTAAAAATAGAGGCATTGTGATCCAAGCTTCCTGCTATTTGGACTTCCATTGGCAAATGCAGCATCACCTCTTTTGGTAAATATTATTATGAGCTATCCTTCATCTCGATTGGGGATCTCAAAAACATGCAGTCAGTACTCTCATGGAACATTAATCGTGGTTATTTAAAGTTATTTAGGTAGAGCCAGAACTTCAACCCTATCATGCAACATTAAACTAGCATTTAAGTCTCAACGAACATCCTAGCATTAACTCCAAAGATCATATATCTTATTGTTGGTAATGTGGGTACACCAATAGTTGCCATATGTAGTCTATTGCATAAACCATTCTTTCTTATATTGTTTTTGGTAGTGTGGGTACACCCGTAGATCACATATCATATGCAGTCGGTCACACCCTAATTTTGCCTAGGCTTTTTATCCTACTGTTGAGGTTTTTGTCACAATCACTACCATATTATGGCTACCTCATTTCAGATATTAATTTGAGGTTTCTTTTCCTTTGAGGATAAGGTTCACTTGAGGTTGTATTATGCATGGTTCAATTTGAGTTTAGCATGGTGAAAAGGTTATTTTGACTTAAGTTCATCAGAAGTTCACTTGATAATCATTCATTATTGTTGCATTGTTTCAATTATTTTTGATTTCCAATTAGTTCATGTGATTAGTGAATCATTTTCTTTTGGATTTGCGTTTAAATTTCACATAAGTCATTCATTCAAATGTGGAAGTCTCTTTGAAAGGAAACCATGATGTTCTTTCTTTTTAGTCTTTTTAAGGAGGCTTGAATTAGGATACTTTTGAGAAGTTTGGGTCTTAATTTCATTTGATCAAAGCGATTTTGAACCATAGTTTAAGTCACCATTTCACTTTCATTTTCAACATGTGCATATTGCAAAACTAGAGATTCACTTATTTCCAAGGTTTAAGGCAAGTCTAAAATTCAAAACAACATTAGATTTAGCTTTTAAAAAGAAACATACATTCAAGGCAACCATGATCAAGTTTATCTAAGGATCTCATGCCATGTTTCATACCAAGTTCCATACTAAGAACTTTTAAATAACAAAATGAACAACAAAATGAATACATTCTTTATGTCATTCATATCAAGTTTGTAAGGCAACAAAGAGGAAACCTAGTTGATACAAATTTAACCGTTGATTCATAAATGACACAAGGTCCTTAACAACAAGATTGCAAATAGATACAAGTAATTTGAAATTACAAGTGTTATTCTTAAACTACAAGAAAAATCTTCATAGTCTTGCAAAAAGCTGGTGAATTTGACCGGTGTCACTTTGGCACTCAACTTCTGTAGGTTGACAAGGTCCACTTTCTTGTATTTGAATTGAAAAGTGCTTCTTCTCTCAAGATTCATTTTGCTAACAAGTCTTGAATTCCTGAAACAATGTGAAACAAACTAAGAGTTTTACTTTTTATGCGTATGTGATCAATCACCATTTGCATTGTgttttcgttactgatccgagacgaaatagaggcttttgacacattgtgcaagcatttatgatacgtttcgagttagttttacttctgtcattttatttaagcatttttaaccattgttatgttttacttatattttagtgattttatgcgtgggatagctgtgtttttgtccgacaggtccaggtagaagaaccagggaACTCAGAACGAGACAAGGTGAGATTCCGGCAAGCAGAGAAGCATAAAACCtcggtacaggaggcctgacacggccatccgtgtcggctgacacgggccgtgtcaggcaaggGAGGACGTGTtgaagaaaacagtagcctgacacggccacccgtgtcagctgacacgggctGTGTCAGGCGCCTCCACCAGCCGTGTCACCCCATGTCAGGGGCGTGTCAGCCAggacagtaggctgacacggccacccgtgtcagttgacatgggccgtgtcagcccaagcccaaaaatttagtttttctcgggcttttgttcgtcaggctttttcagagatatttttggacatgtccaactgctgcttggaattttcactataaaagagggtcttctgccaaaggaaaaatcatcttggaatacgacaaaatacagtattgtg encodes:
- the LOC127132069 gene encoding subtilisin-like protease SBT3, with protein sequence MSMDTHIHNHVALFSFIIIFHLVSSTLSDQNSNNNYIIHMNLSAMPKPFSNQQSWYLATLSSLLDVTSNQVTTNNDNNLNYISSSKKLTYTYTNVMNGFSAILSPLELEALKTIPGYISSTRDYPVKPDTTHSPQFIGLNPISGTWPTTRYGKNVIIGLIDSGIWPESESLKDDDMPNIPSRWKGQCENGTQFDSSLCNKKLIGARFFNKGLLANNPNITISMNSTRDIDGHGTHTSTTAAGSKVDGASFFGYASGSAIGVAPHAHVSMYKVLWEEGAYTSDTIAAIDSAITDGVDVLSLSLGFDDAPLYEDPVAIATFAAMEKNIFVSTSAGNRGPVLETLHNGIPWVITVAAGTLDREFHGDLTLGNGDVVTGLSLYPGKFSSEKVPMVFMNSCDNLKELIKVKNKIVVCEDKNRTLGVQTDNLDRAKVVGGVFISNSNEDIIYFIQTKFPSIFLNPINGELVKDYIKCNPNNPKTSMKFNTTILGTKPAPSVDSYSSRGPSHSCPFVSKPDITAPGTLILASWPQNVPATKLQSQSNLFNNFNLLSGTSMSCPHIAGVAALLKEAHPNWSPAAIRSAIMTTSNMLDNTKELIKDIGNDYKPASPLALGSGHVNPNRALDPGLVYDTGKQDYVNLLCALNFTHKNIMAITRSSSNNCSNSSLDLNYPSFIAFFNNASVVKSNVVVTQEFQRTVTNVGEEPTIYVANITPIEGFHVSVVPNKLMFKEKNEKATYKLRIEGLRMEENNKVVFGYLTWADTKHIVRSPIVVTSINSELTPP